The following proteins come from a genomic window of Papilio machaon chromosome 7, ilPapMach1.1, whole genome shotgun sequence:
- the LOC106714713 gene encoding protein numb, with protein MERLRRSFRESFRRRKGTPPESARPHQWHADEAAVRAGTCTFPVKYLGCVEVFESRGMQVCEEAIKVLRNSRRRPIRAVLHVSGDGLRVVEEETKGLIVDQTIEKVSFCAPDRNHERGFSYICRDGTTRRWMCHGFLAARDSGERLSHAVGCAFAACLERKQRRDKECAVSMSIDAASHAFTRQGSFRKSGITRRASEADTPSVTPGVGVGGGVVNSGGGVGARPHNPFAVERPHAAPHLLERQGSFRGFAHLNNSSPFKRQMSLRISELPSNLERQRMGLGSPPSALPAPSPAPALPALPAIPAHKPDVTPLDELSCGADPVAAMCQQLSLELRALAEEPVAARGLPHPDAWLGRVAQTAPPAPAPAPAAPPPDCAPRPLASTNPFLTPAPL; from the exons ATGGAGCGGCTGAGGCGGTCGTTTCGCGAGTCGTTCCGGCGGCGCAAAGGCACCCCGCCGGAGTCGGCACGCCCGCACCAGTGGCACGCGGATGAAGCAGCCGTGCGCGCCGGCACCTGCACTTTCCCCGTCAAGTACCTCGGCTGCGTCGAGGTGTTTGAGTCGCGTGGCATGCAGGTCTGCGAAGAGGCCATTAAAGTACTCAGA AACTCTCGTCGGCGACCCATCCGCGCCGTTCTGCATGTGAGTGGCGATGGACTGCGCGTCGTCGAAGAGGAGACCAAGGGACTTATCGTCGACCAGACCATCGAAAAGGTGTCGTTTTGTGCGCCCGACAGAAATCATGAAAGGGGATTTAG CTACATCTGCCGCGACGGCACTACACGCCGTTGGATGTGTCACGGGTTCCTGGCGGCGCGCGACAGTGGCGAGCGGCTGTCGCACGCGGTGGGCTGCGCGTTCGCCGCCTGCCTCGAGCGCAAGCAGCGGCGCGACAAGGAGTGCGCCGTCTCCATGAGTATCGACGCCGCCAGCCACGCCTTCACCAGGCAGGGCTCCTTCCGCAAATCCG GTATAACACGTCGCGCGTCGGAAGCGGACACGCCGTCAGTGACGCCaggcgtgggcgtgggcgggGGCGTGGTGAACTCGGGGGGTGGGGTGGGCGCGCGACCACACAACCCCTTCGCAGTGGAGCGGCCGCACGCCGCGCCTCATCTGCTCGAGCGACAGGGCTCCTTCCGCGGCTTCGCGCACCTCAACAACAG TTCTCCTTTCAAGCGTCAGATGTCGCTGCGCATCAGTGAGCTGCCGTCGAACCTGGAGCGGCAGCGCATGGGGCTGGGCTCCCCGCCCTCCGCCCTGCCCGCCCCCAGCCCCGCGCCCGCCCTGCCCGCCCTACCCGCCATACCCGCCCACAAACCTGACGTCACGCCACTAGAC GAGTTGTCGTGCGGCGCGGACCCGGTGGCGGCGATGTGCCAGCAGCTGTCGCTGGAGCTGCGCGCGCTGGCGGAGGAGCCAGTGGCGGCGCGCGGTTTGCCTCACCCCGACGCATGGCTCGGCCGCGTCGCCCAAaccgcgccccccgcccccgcccccgcccccgcggCCCCGCCCCCAGACTGCGCGCCCCGCCCCCTCGCCAGCACCAACCCCTTCCTCACGCCCGCGCCGCTCTAA